Sequence from the Kineosporia succinea genome:
CGATGCGCAGCAGCTGCTGCTGGCCGCCGGACAGGCGGGAGGCCGGGGCGTCGGCGAACCGGGTGGCCCCGACCTCGGCGAGCGCGGCGTCGATGCGGGCCCGGCGCTGCTTGCGCGAGAGCAACGGCAGTCCCCACCGGTGCCCGTCGTACCCGTAACCGACCAGGTCACGGGCGCGCACCGGGGTCAGCGGGTCGAAACGCCGCTGCTGCGGCACGTAGCCGACCTCGCGCCGGGCCGCAGCCGGCGTCCGGCCGAGCACCGAGACGGTGCCGGCCGACAGCGGCTGCAGCCCGAGCAGGCAGCGCAGCAGGGTGGTCTTGCCGGAGCCGTTCGCGCCGAGCACGGCCACGAACTCCCCCGGCCTGACCGCCAGGTCCAGGTCTTTCCAGAGCGGCTCACCCGCGTCGAAACCGAGTGCCGCGCCGCTCAGGCGCACGAGGTCGGCGCCGTCCACCTTTTCGCTCATCATCCGAGCGCCGAGGTTACCGCCTCGACGTTGGCCTTCATCCAGCCCACGTAGTCCTGGCCCTCGGGCAGGGTCTCGGTGACGCCCACCGTGGGCACCCCGTCGGCCTTGGCCCGGGCCAGCAGCTTCTCGGTCTCGGTGCTGCTGGTCTGCTCGTTGTAGACGAACACCTTGACCTCACCACCGGAGAAGATCTTCAGCGTCTGGTCGAGGACCTTGATCGGGATGTCGTTGCCCTCCTCGACCGCCTCACTGAACGCTTCGGGGGTCTTGTTCTCCAGGCCCAGGTGCTCGAGCAGGTACAGCGGCACCGGCTCGGTGATCGCCACGCCCTGGCCCTCGTACTCGGCCTTGGCGTCGTCCTCCAGCTGGATCACCGCGTCGAGCTCGGCGTTGAAGGCCTTGGCGTTGGCGGTGAACGTGGCGGCCTGGTCGGGCAGCGCCTGGCCGAGGTCGGCCGCGATCCGGTCGGCGACCTTCTGCATGCTCTCCAGGTCGTACCAGACGTGCTCGTTGAACTCGCCGTGCTCGTGGGCGTGCTCCTCCTCGTCCGCGTGGTCGTCTGCGGACTCGGTGCTCCCGGCGCTCTCGGCGTCGCCGTCCAGCCCGGACACCTCGACCGCGTTGATCACGGTCGCCTTGCTGCCGGCCGTCTCGAGCAGTTGGTCCATGAAGTCGTCGTAGTGACCACCGTTCTCGATCACCAGGTCGGCCTTGGACACGGCGAGCTGGGTGCGGGTGTCCGCCTCGAACGAGTGCGGGTCCTGGGTGGCGCTCGAGATGACCGAGGTGACCTCGACCGCGTCGCCGCCGACCTGGGCCGCGATGTCGCCGTAGACGTTGGTGACGGCCACGACGTTCAGCGCACCGGCCGAGGCGCCGGACTCACCCGAGGATCCGGACGAGCCGCTGCCGCAGGCCGTCAGCCCGAGCACGCACACCGTGGCCGTGCCGAGGGCGAGTACCCGGCCCCGCTGCCCTGAATTCCACGCCATCGCGACGCCGTCCTTCCACATGAGTCTGCATCCACGTGCTGGTGGACCTAATGAGAATGATCCTCATAAGCGTTTTCACGCTACCACGAGCCCCAGGTGCAACCTGAACGGGCGAACCGGCGTCTGAGATGAGACGATCTTGAAGGTCGTTCTACGGAACATTCGTCACGAAACGGACTGAGCGGCACCCCAAGGGTGGAGGGCGTCATGGCGCAGAAGACACACAGCCGGTCCAAGGTGTCCGCGACCGGCTCCGACCAGCAGGAACAGCCTGTCAGCAGGAGCCTGGCGGGTGGCCTGGAGCGAGCTCGCAACAGCCTCACCGGCCGCCGCAAGGGCGAGACCGAGCCGCTCCCGGTCGACCAGCCCGGCAGCAAGGTCGACCGCACCGACACGGCGGACAAGGCCGACCGGGGCGGCAAGGGTGGCGGCGGTCGCTCGGGCGACACGATCGTCTACCGCCCCGCGCCCGAGCGGAAGCGTTCCGGCTTCCTCACGGCCGCGTTGGTGGTGGCCGTGCTGCTGGTGGCGGGCGCCCTGGCGCTCAACCTGACCACTGGCGCGCTCGACCGGCTGAACCCGTTCAAGGGCCTGGTCACCAACCAGACCATCGACCGGTCCGGGCCGGCCGTGCTCCAGTCCATCCAAGACCTGGGTCAGTTCGAGGCCGCCAGCGGCTACTACGAACTGGTCGTCGACGTCGAGAAAGACGTGAAGCCGGTGCCGTCGTTCCTGGCCGGGCAGCGCACGCTGTTCATCGCGGCCGGGTCGGTGGACGCGGGGGTCAACCTCAGCAACCTCGGTGACGGCGCGGTGACGGTGAACGACGACCGCACCCACGCCACCATCAACCTGCCCCACCCCACGATGAGCAGCCCCACGCTCGACTACGACCGCAGCTACGTCTACAGCCGTGACCGGGGCGTCTTCGACCGGGTGAAGGGTGCCTTCACCGACGACTCGAAAGAGACCGAGCAGCTGTATTCGATTGCCTCGCAGCGCCTTTCCGAGGCCGCCAACGAGACCGAGGACCTGCGCGACCGCGCCGAGAAGAACACCCGCTCGACGCTCGAGGGGCTGCTCAAGCCGCTCGGGTTCACCCAGGTCACGGTCAACTTCACCTGATCCGCAGATCCCGCCGAACGGGGGACGCCGACCTCACGGTCGGCGTCCCCCGTCTCGTTGTCGGTGGGGGCGTCTATGGTGAACCGCGATGGACGCGAACGAATCCCCCAGCTCACCGGATCGGCCCGAGGCCAGGCCTCTCGCCCGGCCTAAACGCCGGCTGACCACCCCGCTGATCGGGCTGGTCGCGCTGGCCGCCGTGCTGATCGTGTTCGCCGTGGTGCAGTCGCGCGGGCCGACGAAGGCTGTGAAGGGCCTGCCCGCCGAGGTCCGGAGAGAGCTCGCGAGCGCCGCCTCGGCCGACCACCTCGCGGCCCCGGGCACGTGGGTGACCGTGAGCAGCAACAGCACCTGGAGCGACGAGGTGAAGGAGCAGATCCCCGATCCCGAGGGCGTGCTCTACGTGGCTCAGGTCCGGGGTGAGGGAGACGGCGGCGACGGGGGCTACCTACTGTTCCCCGTGCGGGCCGCGGCCGACACGGCGACACTGGCCTGGGCCACGTCCGACCCGGTCGACCTGAGCGGCCTCGGCGAGGTGCACACCCTCAGCCAGGAAGACCTCGACTCCCTCAACTGACACCAAACCCGAAGCGGGGAGCGACAAATCGTCACCCCCCGCGTCCGTGAAAGCTCTTACTGCTGCTTGAGCCTCTGCTCGTAGCCCACGAGCTTCACGCAGGTGGTCAGCGCGAGCACGGCCGCCTCGAGGTTCTCCAGGGTCGGGAACGTCGGGGCGATGCGGATGATCGAGTCCTTCGGGTCCTGCCCGAGCGGGTGCGCGGCCCCGGCCGGGGTCAGGGCGACGCCGATCTCGGCGGCGCGGGCCACGATGTCCGAGGCCGTGCCCTCCGGCACCTCGAGGGTGATGAAGTAGCCACCCTTGGGCTCGGTCCAGGTGCCGAGGCCGGTGCCGTCCAGCTGCTCACTCAGGATGCGCAGCGTGGCCTGGAACTTCGGCGCGATCAGGGCGCGGTGCTTGTCCATGTGCGCGAGAACGCCCTCGGCGCTGCCCAGGAACGCCGCGTGCCGCAGGTGGTTGACCTTGTCCGGGCCGATGGAGCGCTTGGACAGGTTGCCCAGCCACCACTTGACATTGGCCTCGGACGCCCCGAAGAAGCCGACGCCGGCCCCGGCGAAGGTGATCTTCGAGGTCGAGCCGAACACGAACACCCGGTCGGCGTGACCGGCGGCGGTGGCCAGGGCCAGCACGTCGGCGACCTCGACCCGCTCGTCGGTGAGGTGGTGCACCGAGTACGCGTTGTCCCAGAAGATCCGGAAATCCGGCGCAGCGGTGGGCATCTCGGCCAGCTGACGCACGGTGTCGTCGGAGTACGTGACCCCGGTGGGGTTGCTGTACTTCGGGATCGCCCAGATGCCCTTGATCGAGGCGTCGGCCGCCACCAGGCGGGTCACGACCTCCATGTCCGGGCCGGTCTCGGTCATCGGGACCGGGATCATCTCGATGCCGAAGCGCTCACAGATCGAGAAGTGCCGGTCGTAACCGGGAACCGGGGCGAGGAACTTGATCGGCCCCTGGTCGACCCAGCGGCTCTGCGCCCCCGGCAGCGGGCTGAGCAGCGCCTGCACGAACGCGTCGTGCATCAGCTCGAGGCTGGAGTTGCCCGAGGCCAGCAGCTGCGCCACCGGCACCTGGAGCAGCTCGGCGAAGATCGCGCGCAGCTCGGGCAGGCCGTTCAGCCCACCGTAGTTGCGCGTGTCGGTGCCGTCGGCCGCCTTCAGCACGCCCTCGCCGGGCAGCGTCAGCAGCTCGTTGGAGAGATCCAGCTGGTCCGGCGCCGGCTTACCCCGGGTGAGGTCGAGCTTCAGGCCGCGGCCGGCCAGTTCCGAGTAGTCCTGCCGAGCGCTGTCGAGGAGCGCGGTGAGGTCCTGCGCGCCCAAGTCGGTGGTCATCGTCTCTCTCCCGGGGAGCTGTGTGGCATCTGCCGAGAAAGGACTTTACAAGCGTTCGCTGTCGAACACGCCAGTGGATTCCCACCGGACCCATCGGAAACGGAAAAGCGCCGGCCGGTGATTTGCGGCCACCGACCGACGCTTTCGCAAGATTTACGTCAGCCCGGCCAGACCGCGAGAGCAGCCTGGGCCTCTTCCCACGCGGCGGAGAACAACTTCTCGTCGTGCTCCGCCTCTCCGGCGATCCGGCCGTGCAGCAGACCGAACGTGAATCCGTTCTCGCCCGCGCCGTGCGCCCGCACCCCGAGGTCACGCAGCCACTGCCGCTGCACCACCCCGTCCTGGTGGTTGCCCAGGGTCTCGGTGATGCCCTCCATCACCTTGGCCACGTTCTTCGCGTCCTTGCCGATCACCGGCTTCGCGGCCTCGGTGGCGTACCGCGCGCGCTTGGCCTTGATCCGCACCTCGTGCAGGTGGAAGTCGTGTTCCGGGCTGCCGACGGTCTCCCCCGCCAGCACGTCGACGTGATCGCGCACCCGGCGGGCGGCCTTGCGCACGGCCTTGCGCAGTTCGCTCTCGGCCGGGTTGCTGGCCCGCTCGGTGAACGGCGGGTTGTCGATGAACGCCTCGAGGGCGTTCACCAGCCGCACGTACCGGTCGCCGTCCAGCTCGGTCACGGCCGACTTGTGGGCGGTCTTGTACTCGGCGTTCATCTCCAGCCGGATGCGCCGCGCCACCGGGCCCAGCACCAGCTCGCCGGGCAGGCCCTCGACCTCGGCCAGGAGCTTGTCGCGGATCACCTCGGCGTCGCGCACCGGGCCGAGCACGTCCGAGCCCAGCCACTTCAGCTCCTCGCGCAGCGGCGTGACGGCCTCTTCGTCGAACAGCGGCCTGCAGGTGGCCAGGCCGGTGCGCAGCCGCCGGGTGGCGACGCGCATCTGGTGCACGGCGTCGTCGGCGTTCAGGCGCACCCGCGGGTCCATCGCGACCAGCTGGGCGAACTGCGCGGCCAGGTACTCCTGGGCCACGTCGCCCGCGGCCGGCGGCGCCACCACCACGGTCTCGCGCATCCGCTTGAGGGCCTTGCCGGCCCTCTTCTTCGCCTTCTTCGGCGGGAGCGGCTCGACCAGCAGGTCTTCGACGTCGTCGACAACCTCGGAGTCGGTCGCGGTGGGCCTGCCCATCCGCTCACCGATCGCGCGACTCACCTTGGAACGGACGTCGGAGGGCCGGGCCCCGGCCCCGAGCAGCAGCTCCCGCGCGGCGGCGAGCAGCTCGAGGTCGCCGTTGACGAGCTCGACCTCGATCTCGCGCCACGACTGCACCACCGTCTCCTCGCCCAGCGACTGGGCGGAGACCAGGTCGTCGGCCACCTCGGCGAGCACGGTGCCCTCGGCGTCGCGCAGCTCCCGCACGGTGCGCCGGGTGGAGATCAACGCGACCGGGGACACCGCCGCACCCCGGGTCTGCACCCGGACCAGGCCGATCAGCGCCGGCGGGACCGTGCGCACGCTCCGGCCGAGCGGCTTGTGGATCTCGAGCCGGCTGTCGGCGGCGTCGCCCTTGATCGGCTGCTTGAGCTTGAGGTGCCAGCCCGCGTCGCCACCACCGGTACGGCGACGCAGCGTCGTGCCGCCGCGGATCAGCCGGAAGTCCTCGGTGTCCAGGTAGGTGGCTTCGAGCTGGTGCTCCCCGGCCTCGCCGACCGAGCCGACGCCGGGCAGGGCGGTCAGGTCGGGCAGGGCGAACTCCGGATCGGCGTCCAGTTTGATCTCGATCTCGTGGTGAGTTCCTGCCGTCACTGATCTTCCTTTCTGCCGAAGGCACGCCGAGCCGCCGAGGCAGCTCCGCACTCCGGATGATCGGTTCCCGTGGCGGTCACCATAAACAACCAAGGTGAACAAGCCACCGTCACCGACCGGACGACCGGTGTTCAGATGCCGTTCACCGAGACAACGCCGGTGGAGTCGCGAATGTGCCCGTTGTCATCTGTAGTTGTCCGTGTGACGGAAGGCGACTCGAGACGAACGGGTGCGCCCGGCGTCCCCCGTTCGACTGGTTCGCCCCCACCTAGACTGGCGCGATGCCGATGACCGCCCGCTTCCCCACCACCTGCGCCCACTGTTCGGGCCGAGTCATGCCCGGGGAGGAGATCTCCAAGGCCGCCGGCAAGTGGGTGCACTCCACCTGCGCGGTGGCGGCGAGCGAGAACGCGGCCCAGCTGCCGGGTCTCGACGCGGGCCCGCCCAAGACCTTCGGCCGCAACGTCGGTACCAAGGTGCGCAAGGCCGACATGGCCGAGCCGGAGGGTGCTCTCGAGGTCTGGACCGACGGCGCCTGCTCCGGCAACCCGGGCCCGGGCGGCTGGGCCTG
This genomic interval carries:
- a CDS encoding metal ABC transporter ATP-binding protein, with the translated sequence MMSEKVDGADLVRLSGAALGFDAGEPLWKDLDLAVRPGEFVAVLGANGSGKTTLLRCLLGLQPLSAGTVSVLGRTPAAARREVGYVPQQRRFDPLTPVRARDLVGYGYDGHRWGLPLLSRKQRRARIDAALAEVGATRFADAPASRLSGGQQQLLRIAQALACDPALLLCDEPLLSLDLHHQREVCAVVDRRRRDHNTGVLFVTHEINPVLPYADRVLYLAGGRFTIGPVNEVMTSQTLTRLYGSPVDVIEVRGQLVVVGIPDHPVHHPEDHDETQETAQS
- a CDS encoding metal ABC transporter solute-binding protein, Zn/Mn family, with the translated sequence MAWNSGQRGRVLALGTATVCVLGLTACGSGSSGSSGESGASAGALNVVAVTNVYGDIAAQVGGDAVEVTSVISSATQDPHSFEADTRTQLAVSKADLVIENGGHYDDFMDQLLETAGSKATVINAVEVSGLDGDAESAGSTESADDHADEEEHAHEHGEFNEHVWYDLESMQKVADRIAADLGQALPDQAATFTANAKAFNAELDAVIQLEDDAKAEYEGQGVAITEPVPLYLLEHLGLENKTPEAFSEAVEEGNDIPIKVLDQTLKIFSGGEVKVFVYNEQTSSTETEKLLARAKADGVPTVGVTETLPEGQDYVGWMKANVEAVTSALG
- a CDS encoding DUF4230 domain-containing protein, producing the protein MAQKTHSRSKVSATGSDQQEQPVSRSLAGGLERARNSLTGRRKGETEPLPVDQPGSKVDRTDTADKADRGGKGGGGRSGDTIVYRPAPERKRSGFLTAALVVAVLLVAGALALNLTTGALDRLNPFKGLVTNQTIDRSGPAVLQSIQDLGQFEAASGYYELVVDVEKDVKPVPSFLAGQRTLFIAAGSVDAGVNLSNLGDGAVTVNDDRTHATINLPHPTMSSPTLDYDRSYVYSRDRGVFDRVKGAFTDDSKETEQLYSIASQRLSEAANETEDLRDRAEKNTRSTLEGLLKPLGFTQVTVNFT
- a CDS encoding aminotransferase class I/II-fold pyridoxal phosphate-dependent enzyme, which produces MTTDLGAQDLTALLDSARQDYSELAGRGLKLDLTRGKPAPDQLDLSNELLTLPGEGVLKAADGTDTRNYGGLNGLPELRAIFAELLQVPVAQLLASGNSSLELMHDAFVQALLSPLPGAQSRWVDQGPIKFLAPVPGYDRHFSICERFGIEMIPVPMTETGPDMEVVTRLVAADASIKGIWAIPKYSNPTGVTYSDDTVRQLAEMPTAAPDFRIFWDNAYSVHHLTDERVEVADVLALATAAGHADRVFVFGSTSKITFAGAGVGFFGASEANVKWWLGNLSKRSIGPDKVNHLRHAAFLGSAEGVLAHMDKHRALIAPKFQATLRILSEQLDGTGLGTWTEPKGGYFITLEVPEGTASDIVARAAEIGVALTPAGAAHPLGQDPKDSIIRIAPTFPTLENLEAAVLALTTCVKLVGYEQRLKQQ
- a CDS encoding CYTH and CHAD domain-containing protein is translated as MTAGTHHEIEIKLDADPEFALPDLTALPGVGSVGEAGEHQLEATYLDTEDFRLIRGGTTLRRRTGGGDAGWHLKLKQPIKGDAADSRLEIHKPLGRSVRTVPPALIGLVRVQTRGAAVSPVALISTRRTVRELRDAEGTVLAEVADDLVSAQSLGEETVVQSWREIEVELVNGDLELLAAARELLLGAGARPSDVRSKVSRAIGERMGRPTATDSEVVDDVEDLLVEPLPPKKAKKRAGKALKRMRETVVVAPPAAGDVAQEYLAAQFAQLVAMDPRVRLNADDAVHQMRVATRRLRTGLATCRPLFDEEAVTPLREELKWLGSDVLGPVRDAEVIRDKLLAEVEGLPGELVLGPVARRIRLEMNAEYKTAHKSAVTELDGDRYVRLVNALEAFIDNPPFTERASNPAESELRKAVRKAARRVRDHVDVLAGETVGSPEHDFHLHEVRIKAKRARYATEAAKPVIGKDAKNVAKVMEGITETLGNHQDGVVQRQWLRDLGVRAHGAGENGFTFGLLHGRIAGEAEHDEKLFSAAWEEAQAALAVWPG